The following coding sequences lie in one Monomorium pharaonis isolate MP-MQ-018 chromosome 1, ASM1337386v2, whole genome shotgun sequence genomic window:
- the LOC105838523 gene encoding uncharacterized protein LOC105838523 isoform X1, translating to MESTRVPRGPASRLVFLFVTLVLTVAATGLLCAAIMSDHWEEINWNKEDLIHVNVNLTWYLNGQVARLESSVNHRNKHRVAKSSSFLVPMHGGIWIMCVSLSEEDIQLLSEVSFPQKRCVNYLKPSEAHEETRGAWQKRMQNLSISCSLVCLIILGCAALVGLFGLGRHQISAVLVTGVMYLLAATFALFTLTIIHFKRAQDRGGTKPIADRPEDGVIGTPVLRSVLRARRVTTAWSMDLGWGGVTLCALASVAWILLSKIMRFSPIAAMIA from the exons ATGGAATCAACTCGCGTGCCCCGGGGCCCCGCTTCGCGCCTCGTCTTCCTCTTCGTCACCCTCGTGCTGACCGTCGCAG caACGGGGCTTCTCTGTGCCGCAATAATGTCGGACCACTGGGAAGAGATCAACTGGAACAAGGAAGATCTCATCCATGTAAACGTCAATCTCACGTGGTACCTGAACGGCCAGGTGGCAAGGCTGGAGTCTTCCGTCAATCATCGAAATAAACATCGCGTCGCCAAAAGCTCGTCCTTCCTAGTTCCCATGCACGGCGGGATTTGGATTATGTGCGTTTCATTATCAG AGGAAGATATACAGTTGTTAAGTGAGGTGAGTTTCCCGCAAAAGAGATGCGTTAATTACTTGAAGCCGAGTGAGGCGCACGAGGAAACACGCGGAGCTTGGCAAAAAC GAATGCAAAATCTGAGTATCTCGTGTTCCCTGGTGTGCCTAATCATTTTAGGATGCGCTGCACTTGTTGGACTTTTCGGGCTGGGCAGGCATCAGATATCGGCCGTGCTCGTGACAGGGGTGATGTACCTCCTTGCAG CGACATTCGCGCTGTTCACGCTCACGATCATCCACTTCAAGAGAGCCCAGGACCGCGGCGGGACCAAACCAATAGCGGACAGGCCTGAGGACGGCGTGATCGGTACGCCCGTTCTTCGCAGCGTCCTTAGGGCCAGGAGAGTCACCACCGCGTGGAGCATGGACCTGGGATGGGGTGGAGTCACCCTCTGTGCCCTCGCATCGGTAGCCTGGATCCTCCTCAGCAAAATCATGCGCTTCAGCCCGATCGCTGCCATGATAGCGTAG
- the LOC105838523 gene encoding uncharacterized protein LOC105838523 isoform X2 yields MSDHWEEINWNKEDLIHVNVNLTWYLNGQVARLESSVNHRNKHRVAKSSSFLVPMHGGIWIMCVSLSEEDIQLLSEVSFPQKRCVNYLKPSEAHEETRGAWQKRMQNLSISCSLVCLIILGCAALVGLFGLGRHQISAVLVTGVMYLLAATFALFTLTIIHFKRAQDRGGTKPIADRPEDGVIGTPVLRSVLRARRVTTAWSMDLGWGGVTLCALASVAWILLSKIMRFSPIAAMIA; encoded by the exons ATGTCGGACCACTGGGAAGAGATCAACTGGAACAAGGAAGATCTCATCCATGTAAACGTCAATCTCACGTGGTACCTGAACGGCCAGGTGGCAAGGCTGGAGTCTTCCGTCAATCATCGAAATAAACATCGCGTCGCCAAAAGCTCGTCCTTCCTAGTTCCCATGCACGGCGGGATTTGGATTATGTGCGTTTCATTATCAG AGGAAGATATACAGTTGTTAAGTGAGGTGAGTTTCCCGCAAAAGAGATGCGTTAATTACTTGAAGCCGAGTGAGGCGCACGAGGAAACACGCGGAGCTTGGCAAAAAC GAATGCAAAATCTGAGTATCTCGTGTTCCCTGGTGTGCCTAATCATTTTAGGATGCGCTGCACTTGTTGGACTTTTCGGGCTGGGCAGGCATCAGATATCGGCCGTGCTCGTGACAGGGGTGATGTACCTCCTTGCAG CGACATTCGCGCTGTTCACGCTCACGATCATCCACTTCAAGAGAGCCCAGGACCGCGGCGGGACCAAACCAATAGCGGACAGGCCTGAGGACGGCGTGATCGGTACGCCCGTTCTTCGCAGCGTCCTTAGGGCCAGGAGAGTCACCACCGCGTGGAGCATGGACCTGGGATGGGGTGGAGTCACCCTCTGTGCCCTCGCATCGGTAGCCTGGATCCTCCTCAGCAAAATCATGCGCTTCAGCCCGATCGCTGCCATGATAGCGTAG